The genomic stretch TGTGTAAAGACAACAGCAGCTGATGGACTCAGGTGGGGCAGACACGTCGGCCTCTGTGGTAGCCTGAGAAGGAACCTAGGGGGAGGTCTGGGGGCACATTCAGGGTATGTGTGGGGGGCAAAGTGTGGCCAGAGCAGGGATCTTACCCTCTCCCAAATCCAGGAGCCGCGCCATGGCAGCCTCTGGAGCTGGCAGAGGTAGTTCTGTCTGGCCGCTGCCCCCACCCATCACTCTCGGCCACTGAGCCGGCCCCACACTCTCTGCCCTCAGAGCAGAAACTTCTGGTCAGGGTGGAGCCAACTCACTGCCCACGTGGGCACCACGGCTTTCTCACAGGCTGCATCTAGGGTGAGCGCCCCCAGGGAAGACCGACACCCACACAGCCGGGGCCACAGGAAGGGGGGCTCTCTGGAAGActaaagtgggggtggggggaggaagctGGAGACAATCTCCTCCCGATTTGACCCTCTTCCGTGGCCGCTTACATCATGTAACTACACGCAGAGGTGATCCTTCTCCACGGGCACACGCTCTGCATGACCATGGGCAGGATCCCAGCCCGTGTGCACATCATGTCACTACAAAGAGGCAGTCAGTCAAAAGAGAAATGGACCAATCAGGTTTATTCATAaagcaaatcaaaaaaaaaaatcccatcataattttggaacttaaaaaaaaagtctgtcatACAAGATGGCAAAGCATTTCACGTACAATGCGTTTCTTGACAAATCCCAGGGGCTTCACTCCCCAATTTACTCTGAGCCAGAAAGGCCAGTTACCAAGGTAACTCTGATACCACGTAACTGGGGCTGGGGCCTGCCTGGGGTCTGAGGGCTGCCTAGCGTGTGGGGCGTGTCTGCGGGCACACAAGTGGGCACAGACACGCCCGGCCCTGCCTCCCACTCTGGCTGGCCTCTGGCTTCTCTCCCAGGGTCTCTGGGCTGAGGAGGAGgtggctggggagaggagaggaagtcTGTGGGAGGAGGATGTGGGGGCCGGTGGGGAAGTCAGGGCCCCTTGTACCGGGACAAATGTTCCTCAATGGGAAAACAGCAAGTCCGACCAGGCAGCGTCTCCATGTGGGAGGGGAGCCAGGCCCTGCTGTCTCTCTGTTGGCCATTGTCTGTCAGTGGACACATCGACAGCCTACAGTTCTTGCCCAGGGGTGGTCAAAGCTAGGACCCCTCCTCTGACTCTGAGTGAGCCCCAACCCAATGGATCTGCCCCCCGTGCCGTGCCCCTGGAGTATCTAGCTCTCACACCCTTTAGAGGGCCCATGGTTGGGGCTGGTTTTCCCtgcaggggcagggggcagggggcagccaTAAGGATCCCTTGGAGGACGTGAGCTGTGCACCTCTCCCTCCCTGGAGAGATCCCCGGACTCTGCGCGGCCTGCTTCTTCTCTCAGCCATGACTTCGAGGGTGTGTGACTAGGTGCATGTGTTTAGGAGCCAGCCTCCCTGGGCTGCTGGTTTGTCTGCAGTTTTGGCTGCTCTCAGAAACAGGGAGCAttctccctccccagctccagaggggaggctgggagggagagaaacCAAGGAGGGGCTGACTCTCTCAACCTGAGGCACTGCTGAAAAAGGCCAGAGGGTCAGCTCAGCCAAGACTCCACCCCTTCTGCCTCTACCCCGTCCTTTGGATGAGATGGCCACCAGGAACCTGGATTCCCCCCTGCTCCCCAGAAGGCGGGGAGCCTTTCCTCCCCTGGCCCACGGCTCCTCAGCCCCCACTAGACCCGAGGGCTTGCAATGATGAAATGGCAGCATGGGCAGCGTCTCACGGAGATGGTTTCCAGGCTTTGAAATGGGCTGAGATAGATGAGCGTCCGCAAgagggtcatttttttttaaactttggagCAAGGAGACCCCGGTGTCAGGGCCCTCAGCCAGCAGGACTGGCTTTCCACCTGGTCTCCAGGCACCAGGATGTACTTACTGTTCAGACCAGCAGCGGGCAcggcggggaggggcgggggggcacACAGactgtggtggggtgggggttgctgGGTGTTTCCTTGGGTTTACCCCCAAGGGGATTGCCCAGCTGGGGGTTCAGGGAAAAAGTCCCGAGCTAACTGAGGACAGTCTGTGAGAGACACGAGCAGAGTACAATCACGAGAACCGGCACAAGTCATGCAACAAAacgaggagagagagagagagagagaaacatgattactggagagaaagaaaaagagagaatgtgaACAACACAGAAAAGAACACCCAGGCCTGGCCCTCAGAGGTGGCTCATttctctgtccctgtccccacagcccccctGGGGGCCATGTGGACTCCACTGAGGAACCCAGCTGCCCACCCTGGCCCTATATCCCGTCAGCTCATGCAGAGGAGCCCTGCCCACACCCCGCCCAGTCACCTCTGCCCCGACTGcaccaccctccctgccccacaggcTAGCACCACTCCCAGCACCCTCTGCAGCCCCGCACCCCGCGGGTGAAAGGTGGAGAGCCGGGGCCAGGGGCACTTTGGACTCAGCTGCTCAGGGGAGACCCCTTACGCCCCCCCCCCAAAGATGACCCAGAGGCTGCAGTGGCAGTTCCCAGGGGGCCCAGACAGGGTCTTCTCTGGGGCCTCACTGCTGTTCTGCGCACCTGTGGGCAGGATGGGGTCTGGCCACCATCCCTCCCCCATGCCAGCTCTCTGGTCACCTATGGCGGGACCCTGCAGCCCCAGACCTGACACCACAGAGGACTAACCCACATCACAGGAGCAGAGATGGACAAGACACACGTGAATGGACATGGCAGGACAGAGGGAGCACTCCGAGCTGTCCAGAGCAAGTGGTCTGCCCCCCCATCCTGACTGCAGATGGGTAAAGGAGCCCCTTTCTGGGAAAGGAGCAACTTCTCCTGGGTGATCAGCTCCAAGCAGCCCTTGATGATGTGGGGTGCCCTCCTGGCAACCCCCGTGAGGCCCTACAAATCGGGACAAATCCCCCCAACACGGAGGCCATGCCAGTCATGGTACAGAGGAGACCAGATCATCCTTCACAGACACACGGACCTGAGGCTTCAGGAGAGACcagaggtggaggggagggaaggtgcTGCTGCCTCGCCGGAATCCCGGGGGTCCAGCCTTGGTGGGGGAGGTGCCCTCAGAGCCCAGCGTGTTGCACTTGGCCCCAGCCCAGGTTCTAAAAGTGGAACTGAAGAACCTTAGGTTTCATTGAGGCCACTTGACTGCCTTGGGGATGGAAGGCGGCTACCAAGGCCTTGGGGGCTGCATCTCACCTCCCTCAGTTCCTGCAGGCCCTGTCTCCACCCACGTTTGCCTTCTTCGCCTCTGGCCTCCCCCACTCACTCACAAACACCCCCAGCACTGTGCCCACCTAGGTGCATAGcttcaaacagaaaaacagaagaatggGAAGGGActcagagaggcagagatgcaCGTCCTGCACATCCTCCCTTACCACACCTCTCTCTTCGTAATAGATAACCCAGGTCTTGCACACCAGCCTTTGGAGGAAGGAGTGTTCTGGTAAGGGAGGAGGCTCAGAGGAGGTCTCAGAGCCAAATGGGCAGGTCTGGATATCAGGACAGCACCGCCAGGGTAAGTGAGTACTTAAACAGGGGGTGAAGATCGAGTGTGAGGAGCAGGAAGGCAGGGGGATCCGGGATCCGGCTTGGGAGGGCCCAGAATACCTCCTAAGTCACAGAAAGTGCTCGTGCCAGAGCTCTGGGTTGTTGAGATGTGGCGGCAGAGCAAGGCCCCCAGGAGCAGGGCTGCCAAGGCTGTGGGCTCGCGGGGATCCGACAGGAGCGCAGGGGTTGTACAGGTCCGCTGCAGCATGGGAGAAGGGCTGTCCCTAGGACTCGCTGGTGTACGTGTCAGAACACACATGTCTGCactcggtgtgtgtgtgtgcatgcatgcatgtgcgtgtgtgcgcgaGCGTGTATGTGTGGTGCCCTCAGCACACAGAGAATACTGGCATTGTCTAGGAGTACAGATGACTCTGCCTGACTGGAGTGTCTGGGGATCCCTGGGGCTGGCCTGCGGCACCCATGCTTGGGGCACCAATCCTGAAAGACCCAGGGTTGGGGAGGATGTGCAGGACGGGCCAAGTAGCGCCCTGGTGGTGCCACTCAGACTGAGCTCGCCCTGCTGGGGCCCAGGGTGGACGTGGGGCTAGGCCAGCCCAGACCCTCTTCCCAAGCCCCAGGAGCTTTCTTGGCTGCGACAGTGGCTCCTGAGCTCAAACAGCTAGCTAATCCAAAGCCGACAGGTGGGCAGGAGCTTTCCACCAGCCCATGCCTGCCTCCCTGCGCAGGAGCCATgcctgggccagggagcccaGCCTCACCTCAGGATCCTTAATCCAGCCTCTGAGACCCCTGGCTCAGCCCAGCACACGAACCATGTTCCTTTCAGGTGCCTAGAGGAAtcccaggaagggggaggggtatGGGGCCGGGAAAAGGGGCTGGAGAGCCCCCATGGGCAGAGAATTGGGCCTTGGAGGTCCTGCTCTGGGCAGCACAGCTAGGGGACGAAGCCAGGTCTGGAGCAGGATGGGCGTGGTGGGCCAGAGAGCGCATCAGCAGGAGAGAATCAATCATCCGCTGGGGGAGGCCACTCAAACGGGGGAAACGTGCTCAGCTAGGGCTGAGCTAGCCTGCAGCCCCTCTGCCAGCCCTGGACCTGGGGTGTCCTTCGGAGACTAAATGCTACTTATCCCTCACTCTGCCTCCCTCACCTGACGCTCCTTCTTAGCTCTGTGCTGTATTCTACTCTGCATTATCCATTCCTTTGAAATCCCTGTGTCCACAGAATAAGTCGATGGTATTCCATGGGTAGAGGTAGACTATGGGCTTTATATCTTCGGACCAGAGCCCCGTGATCAACTTTATGTGCTATGTGCAGGTTCTCATAAAACTGAGAGAGTCCCATAACGAACCACTAGCCATGGAATATTAGAATATATCCCACGGTGACTAGTATTGTTTCATggcccccctcccacctccccgaCCCCCACCGAATTCACGGGAAAGTGGTTGTACACTGGTTGGGGTGTCATGTATTGCTGCTGCAGTCCCTACCGCCGGACGTGGAGAGAACCCTCGGTGGGAGGTTGTTGCTGGTCTGGAGCGCTTTCGTCTAAGCTGCCCAGGGTGGTGGCCCCCTCTAGTCCTTCGCTCACCAGCCACTTCCATCAAAGGCCATTGGAAACTCCCACTCGACCATCAACCCAAACAGACAACGTGAAAGCTCGAGTCACTCCAACAGGTTCCTAAAGATAAATGCTAAACTCTAGAGTGGTGGTAGAAGATGAGTTGGTTCGGCATGCTATGGGGGAAGTAAGCTTATTACGGAGGGCCAGCGGCGTCTCCTGGGACACACACCTGGAGCTAGGCAGCTGGAATCAGCGCAGAAATGCTACTCAGCTGTAGAGACAGGCTCTGTTGGGGGTGAGAATCTTTGCTACTGCCTTTGCAGGGACCCTCCTGCCAGATCCCTTGCACCATTCATACCATCTGCACAGCCTGAAGGGAGCTGTGTAAAGACCAAACCAGAAGCTGTCTGCCATTTCCAAATCacacccacccccgccccgcccagaCACCAGGTCAGTGGCCTGAGTCAGAGACTCCCGCTGGATCCTGCCCACCGAGCAGCAGCTCCCCGGGGCTCCTGCTAAGAGAGTCCTCAGCAACCTCACGGGCCATGGCGTCTCTTCAGAACCTCACGAGACCAGCGCGTCAACCTCCTTACCCAGGGCCACCAGTGAGGTTCCTCTCGCTGGCTTTCGCCTCACGAATTTGGCTGCCCAGCATCTCCCTGGGCCCCCAGGCTCCACACCTCGAGACTGAGTGCGGGGTCCCGGGTCGCCCACGGAACTAAGGAAGCAGTCTGAGTGAATCTGGAATCATCGCTACAGGGGGCGGAGGTGAAAGGTCAGATCGACATGCCTCTAAGAGGTTTCCTACCTGCTctgttaatttctaaaatttcttcctGGGCCAGCGGGCATGTGTCACTCTGAGTACTGTGGTGTGGAGAGTTTACGACAGATTTACAATAATTGGGAGATCCCAGCTGCGGTGGCCGCGGaatatgcttcttttttttctttggtagTTTCTGCTTAGCCATGGCTAAGGAGTAATACATCCCGAAATTGTTCACGATGACGGGCACGGGCATGGCGATGGTCAGCACGCCCGCCAGCGCACACAGCGCCCCCACCAGCATGCCGGACCACGTCTGCGGGTACATGTCTCCGTAGCCCAGCGTCGTCATGGTGACCACGGCCCACCAGAAGCCGATGGGGATGTTCTTAAAGTGGGTGTGCTCACTGGCGCTGGGGTCATTGGGCTGTGCCCCTATCCTCTCGGCGTAGTAGATCATGGTGGCGAAGATCAGGACGCCCAGGGCCAGGAAGATGATGAGCAGTAAGAACTCGTTGGTGCTGGCGCGCAGGGTGTGGCCCAGGACCCGCAGGCCCACAAAGTGGCGCGTGAGCTTGAAGATGCGCAGGATCCGCACGAAGCGCACCACGCGCAGGAAGCCCAGGACGTCCTTGGCGGCCTTCGAGGACAGGCCGCTTAGGCCCACCTCCAGGTAGAAGGGCAGGATGGCCACAAAGTCAATGATGTTGAGCGAGTTCTTGATGAACTCTACCTTGTTGGGGCAGAAGATGACACGCATGAGGAACTCGAAGGTGAACCAGACCACGCAGACACCCTCGATGTAGGTGAGAAAGGCCTCCGTCTCTGCTTCCCGGTAGTAGCGCACTTGCGTGCCATTCCGAACATTCTCGATTTCCGTCTTGTTCACAATAGGGTTGAAGCGCTCATGGGTCTCCAGGCAGAAGGTGGTGATGGAGACCAGGATGAAGAAGAGGGAGGCAAAGGCCACATACTGTGGGGGAGAAACACACAGTGTCAGAGGGGACGCCCTCCCACCTAAAGTAGAGAAACCTGGGGCGCCTTTGTGTTGGGTGCAGTCAGAGGCCAGGCCAGGGGAAGACGCCTGCACGATGACCCCTCCAACATGGGGCCAAGCTGACAGGCCACCTTTCCCTGCTCAAGGCACAGGATAAAGAAGCTTGGGGAGCTAAGGGGTTGTGGCAGAGATTGCTTTGTTTTCACAAACACAGTTCCTTTCCTCCTAGATGCagctagactacatttcccagcctcccgtGGGGTTAGGTGGGGTCATGTGACTGAGTTCAGGCCGGTGGACAGGGCACAAAAGGAATGTGCATTAAAGCTAGGCCTGGCTCATAAAACCTTCCTTCTCGGGGCATACGggtggctcagtttgttagagcgcaagctctgggcaacggggctgccagttagattcccacatgggccagtgagctgcgccctccgcaactagaatgaagtcaatgagctgccgctgagctcctgctgagctcctgggtggccagatggctcagttggttggagcgcgggctctcaaccacaaggttgccagttcgactcctcaactcccgcaagggatggtgggttgcgtcccctgcaactaacaacggcaactagacctggagctgagctacaccctccacagctaagactgaaaggacaacaatttgacttggaaaagtcccggaagtacacactgttccccaataaagtcctgttaaacaaagaaacaaaaaaacaccttccTTCTCACTCTCCATGTTCTTTCTCCCCTCCCAGTTCCTTGCAAATGCTGAAGCCCTAGGGGCCAGCAGGGCCACCAGAAAGAAGGAGCCTCCATCCCTGAGAAGAAAGACCACTAAATACTCTCATTAAACTATTGCGTGAGTgggaaataaacttctgttgtgttaagccactgattTGGAGGGGGTGCAGGGCACTGGTGAAAGCATTTAGTGACTAATGAAAGTGACCTAGTCTGCTGGGGCTAAAGTTGGCAGAAAAGTGAGAAGGGGCGGGAATGGTGGAAGCAGGCCCCTCCAAGGCCACATCTCCCATCTTCCTTTGTACTCCCGTCTATTACACTCTTTTTCATGGATCTGTACCTCACTCATCGGGTCTCTTTCAGGTTCCTATCTAGAACTGGAGAAGATGTGTAGCACCTCAGGGCCGTAGACATTTTTATCTGCTCTGTCTTCCTAGGGACTCACATAACTAACCTGAAAGTGAGAGCCCCATCCTTGGAGGTATTCAAATAGAGGCTAACTGGTCATTTGTCAGAGACACGCTGTTGCGGGTTCTGGCATCAGGAGGAAAATTGGACCAGGTATCTTCAAAGGCACCATAAACCATGCGTctgctcctctcctcctctcctgccagccccaggatatgggtgtggggggaggaaggaagaagctgTTGGGCTGCTGGGCTTTCCAAACATAGGTG from Rhinolophus ferrumequinum isolate MPI-CBG mRhiFer1 chromosome 11, mRhiFer1_v1.p, whole genome shotgun sequence encodes the following:
- the KCNC1 gene encoding potassium voltage-gated channel subfamily C member 1 isoform X2, with translation MGQGDESERIVINVGGTRHQTYRSTLRTLPGTRLAWLAEPDAHSHFDYDPRADEFFFDRHPGVFAHILNYYRTGKLHCPADVCGPLYEEELAFWGIDETDVEPCCWMTYRQHRDAEEALDSFGGAPLDNSADDADADGPGDSGDGEDELEMTKRLALSDSPDGRPGSFWRRWQPRIWALFEDPYSSRYARYVAFASLFFILVSITTFCLETHERFNPIVNKTEIENVRNGTQVRYYREAETEAFLTYIEGVCVVWFTFEFLMRVIFCPNKVEFIKNSLNIIDFVAILPFYLEVGLSGLSSKAAKDVLGFLRVVRFVRILRIFKLTRHFVGLRVLGHTLRASTNEFLLLIIFLALGVLIFATMIYYAERIGAQPNDPSASEHTHFKNIPIGFWWAVVTMTTLGYGDMYPQTWSGMLVGALCALAGVLTIAMPVPVIVNNFGMYYSLAMAKQKLPKKKKKHIPRPPQLGSPNYCKSVVNSPHHSTQSDTCPLAQEEILEINRADCPQLARDFFPEPPAGQSPWG
- the KCNC1 gene encoding potassium voltage-gated channel subfamily C member 1 isoform X1 encodes the protein MGQGDESERIVINVGGTRHQTYRSTLRTLPGTRLAWLAEPDAHSHFDYDPRADEFFFDRHPGVFAHILNYYRTGKLHCPADVCGPLYEEELAFWGIDETDVEPCCWMTYRQHRDAEEALDSFGGAPLDNSADDADADGPGDSGDGEDELEMTKRLALSDSPDGRPGSFWRRWQPRIWALFEDPYSSRYARYVAFASLFFILVSITTFCLETHERFNPIVNKTEIENVRNGTQVRYYREAETEAFLTYIEGVCVVWFTFEFLMRVIFCPNKVEFIKNSLNIIDFVAILPFYLEVGLSGLSSKAAKDVLGFLRVVRFVRILRIFKLTRHFVGLRVLGHTLRASTNEFLLLIIFLALGVLIFATMIYYAERIGAQPNDPSASEHTHFKNIPIGFWWAVVTMTTLGYGDMYPQTWSGMLVGALCALAGVLTIAMPVPVIVNNFGMYYSLAMAKQKLPKKKKKHIPRPPQLGSPNYCKSVVNSPHHSTQSDTCPLAQEEILEINRADSKLNGEVAKAALANEDCPHIDQALTPDEGLPFTRSGTRERYGPCFLLSTGEYACPPGGGMRKDLCKESPVIAKYMPTEAVRVT